A window of the Streptomyces sp. NBC_00454 genome harbors these coding sequences:
- a CDS encoding oligosaccharide flippase family protein, translated as MTGPVTQPGGEPPAEPPADPPSAQPPSLGRKVGSAARWSLVNTVVMRLGNFVTGIVLARFFLGPEAWGVYGIAQTVLLVLLSANELGVSLAIVRWEGDPRRFAPTVLTLSAASSCLLYAVLFAAAPAVARVLGSPEASGVLRVMCVCVVLDGLSQVPAGFLTREFAQGRRMAIDALNFVLSTAVTLLLAVQGWGAMSFAWGSVAGNVAALIGCCLAAPGTLRFGWDREQARALLRFGLPLAGASMLALGVVNVDTMVVGSSLDQLALGFYVLAFNISGWPVRIISEAARRVSFAGFSRLAETPGALASGFGRALGVVMTGTVPLCVLLAVLAAPIVELVYGARWLPAAAALPWLMGLGLVRIGCELAYDCLVAIGRRRSLIGVQGLWLVVLVPALVIGAGAGGIVGVAQGHVLVAGAVVVPVFLFALHRGGIGLGSLARACAWPFLGGAVMAAVLLGLERLLGDGVLALLATAIAGTLGYVLCVLPSRSFLRGSVPAAAPAAAKAPSTVPARG; from the coding sequence GTGACCGGGCCCGTGACGCAACCCGGTGGCGAGCCCCCGGCCGAACCCCCGGCCGATCCGCCCTCGGCCCAGCCGCCCTCCCTGGGCCGCAAGGTCGGCTCCGCCGCCCGGTGGAGCCTGGTCAACACCGTGGTCATGCGCCTCGGCAACTTCGTCACCGGCATCGTCCTCGCCCGGTTCTTCCTCGGCCCCGAGGCCTGGGGCGTCTACGGGATCGCCCAGACGGTCCTACTGGTCCTGCTCTCCGCGAACGAGCTCGGCGTCTCCCTCGCCATCGTCCGCTGGGAGGGCGACCCGCGCCGCTTCGCCCCGACCGTCCTGACCCTGAGCGCCGCGTCCAGCTGCCTGCTGTACGCCGTCCTCTTCGCGGCGGCCCCCGCGGTGGCCCGGGTCCTCGGCTCCCCCGAGGCCTCCGGCGTCCTGCGGGTGATGTGCGTGTGCGTGGTCCTCGACGGCCTCTCGCAGGTCCCCGCCGGATTCCTCACCCGGGAGTTCGCGCAGGGGCGCCGGATGGCCATCGACGCCCTCAACTTCGTGCTCAGCACGGCGGTGACCCTGCTGCTCGCCGTCCAGGGCTGGGGTGCGATGAGCTTCGCCTGGGGCTCCGTCGCGGGCAACGTGGCCGCTCTCATCGGCTGCTGCCTCGCCGCGCCCGGCACCCTGAGGTTCGGCTGGGACCGGGAGCAGGCCCGCGCCCTGCTCCGCTTCGGGCTCCCGCTGGCCGGGGCCAGCATGCTCGCCCTCGGCGTGGTCAACGTGGACACCATGGTGGTGGGCTCCTCCCTGGACCAACTGGCCCTGGGCTTCTACGTGCTGGCCTTCAACATCTCCGGCTGGCCCGTGCGGATCATCTCCGAGGCGGCCCGCCGCGTCTCCTTCGCCGGGTTCTCCCGGCTGGCAGAGACCCCCGGGGCCCTGGCGAGCGGGTTCGGCCGGGCGCTGGGCGTCGTGATGACCGGCACCGTGCCGCTGTGCGTGCTGCTGGCCGTGCTCGCCGCGCCGATCGTCGAGCTCGTCTACGGTGCCCGCTGGCTCCCGGCGGCCGCCGCGCTGCCCTGGCTGATGGGGCTGGGACTCGTACGCATCGGCTGCGAACTGGCCTACGACTGCCTGGTGGCCATCGGCCGGCGCCGCTCCCTCATCGGGGTCCAGGGGCTGTGGCTGGTGGTCCTGGTCCCGGCACTGGTGATCGGCGCCGGGGCCGGCGGGATCGTCGGGGTGGCCCAGGGGCACGTGCTGGTGGCCGGCGCCGTGGTGGTTCCGGTGTTCCTCTTCGCGCTGCACCGCGGCGGCATCGGCCTGGGATCCCTCGCGCGGGCCTGCGCCTGGCCCTTCCTCGGCGGCGCAGTGATGGCCGCCGTGCTCCTGGGCCTGGAGCGGCTCCTCGGAGACGGGGTGCTCGCCCTGCTCGCGACCGCGATCGCGGGAACCCTGGGCTACGTCCTGTGCGTGCTGCCCAGCCGCTCCTTCCTACGAGGCTCCGTGCCGGCCGCCGCACCCGCGGCCGCCAAGGCGCCCTCCACCGTCCCGGCAAGGGGTTAG
- a CDS encoding glycosyltransferase, with the protein MPSRHPAEPDRSQATGPVAVLVVTWNSARVIPEFLASLPEGMAGTDWHLVVADNDSADDTVDLIRSLAPDATVVQTGRNAGYAAGVNAALAAAAGRPGGFRAALVCNPDIRMRRGAAKLLVDALGAPLDGRDGGGRVGISVPLLYEEDGTLTHSLRRESRVTRALGEAVIGNRRAGRFPLWSELVTDPSAYARATVADWATGALMAISRECLDACGAWDESFFLYSEETEYCLRAGDRGYATRLEPAASAVHLGGDSQVSPRLWTLLTLNRVRLYGRRHGAAATAAFRAAVLLRETSRAALGRPASLAAARALASPSALRATPGP; encoded by the coding sequence ATGCCCTCCCGTCACCCAGCCGAGCCGGACCGGTCCCAGGCAACCGGTCCCGTAGCCGTGCTCGTCGTCACCTGGAACAGTGCCCGGGTGATACCGGAGTTCCTCGCCTCCCTCCCGGAGGGCATGGCCGGGACCGACTGGCACCTGGTCGTCGCCGACAACGACTCCGCCGACGACACCGTGGACCTGATCCGCTCGCTGGCCCCGGACGCCACGGTCGTCCAGACCGGCCGCAACGCCGGGTACGCCGCCGGGGTGAACGCCGCCCTGGCCGCGGCCGCCGGACGGCCCGGCGGGTTCCGGGCCGCCCTGGTGTGCAATCCGGACATCCGGATGCGGCGCGGCGCGGCGAAGCTCCTCGTCGACGCGCTCGGCGCCCCCCTCGACGGGCGCGACGGCGGCGGCCGGGTCGGGATCAGCGTCCCGCTGCTGTACGAGGAGGACGGCACGCTCACGCACTCGCTGCGCAGGGAGTCGCGGGTGACCCGCGCCCTGGGGGAGGCGGTCATCGGCAACCGCCGGGCGGGGCGCTTCCCGCTCTGGAGCGAGCTGGTCACCGATCCGTCCGCCTACGCCCGCGCGACGGTGGCCGACTGGGCCACCGGCGCGCTGATGGCCATCTCCCGGGAGTGCCTGGACGCCTGCGGCGCCTGGGACGAATCGTTCTTCCTGTACTCGGAGGAGACCGAGTACTGCCTCCGCGCAGGTGACCGCGGCTACGCCACCAGACTCGAACCCGCGGCCTCGGCCGTCCACCTCGGCGGGGACTCGCAGGTCTCGCCGCGCCTGTGGACCCTGCTGACCCTCAACCGCGTCAGGCTCTACGGGCGCCGCCACGGCGCGGCGGCCACCGCGGCCTTCCGCGCGGCCGTCCTGCTGCGCGAGACCTCCCGAGCCGCCCTCGGCCGGCCCGCCAGCCTCGCGGCCGCCCGGGCCCTGGCCAGCCCCTCCGCGCTGCGCGCCACACCGGGGCCCTGA
- a CDS encoding glycosyltransferase family 2 protein, whose protein sequence is MRRIARAPWELLKRAFGWLVLFEARNKLLLAPSAVRLRRFEDAEAARLAALLGEPPAALVATVIATHRRPEALRAAVASALGQTVADQVVIVVDDGAGLPELPSDPRLFAVSLARNTATAGVVRNVGIRLTRSRYVAFLDDDNLWEPDHLEQALAVLEAPGGPDAVYTALRRVLPDGSERDVLSVPFDRRRAAHEAFLDTNAFVARRSRSLYFSRLLRTPEVLPREDWELVRRYSRRHEVRHVPRATVRYLVNPESFYTAWEGQKPSG, encoded by the coding sequence ATGCGCCGCATCGCCCGCGCCCCCTGGGAGCTGCTCAAGCGGGCCTTCGGCTGGCTGGTGCTCTTCGAGGCCAGGAACAAGCTCCTGCTCGCGCCCTCCGCCGTGCGGCTGCGCCGCTTCGAGGACGCCGAGGCCGCCCGGCTCGCCGCCCTTCTGGGCGAGCCCCCCGCCGCTCTGGTCGCCACCGTGATCGCCACCCACCGGCGCCCGGAGGCGCTGCGCGCGGCGGTGGCCTCCGCCCTGGGCCAGACCGTGGCCGATCAGGTGGTCATCGTCGTGGACGACGGCGCCGGACTGCCGGAACTGCCTTCGGACCCGCGGCTGTTCGCGGTGTCACTGGCCCGCAACACGGCCACGGCCGGAGTGGTGCGCAATGTGGGGATCCGGCTGACCCGGTCGCGGTACGTGGCCTTCCTGGACGACGACAACCTGTGGGAGCCCGACCACCTGGAGCAGGCCCTCGCGGTGCTGGAGGCGCCCGGCGGGCCGGACGCCGTGTACACCGCGCTGCGCAGGGTGCTCCCCGACGGTTCCGAGCGGGACGTCCTGTCGGTGCCCTTCGACCGGCGCCGCGCCGCCCACGAGGCCTTCCTCGACACCAATGCCTTCGTGGCGCGCCGCAGCCGCTCCCTGTACTTCAGCCGGCTGCTGCGCACCCCCGAGGTGCTGCCCCGCGAGGACTGGGAGCTCGTTCGCCGCTACAGCCGGCGCCACGAGGTCCGTCACGTGCCCCGGGCCACCGTCCGCTACCTGGTCAACCCGGAGAGCTTCTACACCGCCTGGGAGGGGCAGAAGCCGTCCGGGTGA